The Glycocaulis abyssi DNA segment CAAACCAAACTCGAAGAGCATGCCGCCGAAATTGCTGAAGAAGGCTGGAAATGGGTCACGCCGGTAATAACCCTGGTGTACTCCGAGATCCGCGAGTTTGGCCGCCACTATCCCGAAGACCGCTTCCGTGATGAGGCCGCCGCAAAACGTGACGCGGAGATCAGTACCCAGCTGGAATCTCTTGAAGCACGTTTTCAGACCGAGACTGATGACGATGCTCTCGCCAAACTGGGAGAGGAATTTGACGCCCTCGAAAGTGAGCGCGAAACCCTCTCGATCGAAGCCTTTAATGACGATCAAATTGCTCAATCTGGTGTCTACGTCTCTGTCTCCCAGACGGGAGAACTTTCAGTGGAACGCGGGCTCATTCGTCCTGAAGACCAGCCAGCCGCTCCAGAAGCCCCCTCGCCTACTTCCGCAGATAACGAGGAAGCTTCACAGACCGACGGCCATAACAAGGCTTATCGCTTTTCCAATCGTTTGGCCGAGGACATCGACCGCGCACTGCAGGCGGGTATCCAGCACGCCATTATGGATGATCCGAAAACCGCGTTTCTGCTTTCCACGGCTCATTTGGCGAAGATCACCTTCAACCACTCGCGCCGGACGGTCACGATTTCCTCTGAAAGCCCTGCCAACACCGCATCTACAATCGAGGTCATCACGTCCCAGAAGGCCTCTGACCAGTATGATGCCTGGTCGGAACGCCTGAAAAATGCCGAGTGTCTGCTTGAAGAGCTGGCCAGCTGGCCTGAAGATGATGTCAAGGCCCTGCATACCTTCTGTGCCGCACATCTATATGCGCGTTCAACCCACTGGGGTCGCAGTAATAATCCGGAAAGCCACCATACTCTGCGTACCCTTCTTGGCTTCAAGCCTGAGAACCATTTCTCCGCTGATACCGCCCTCTTTGGCCACTTCACGAAGGGTCAGATCGCCACAGCCTGCGGTATCATGGATTCAACGATGGCACCTGTTACGAACGCCAAGAAGTCGGACATGATACCCCTAGCGGTCAAGCTGGCCGCCAAGACCGGATGGCTCCCATCCGCTTTCACCGATGAAACTGGCTACGGGCTCATTGCGCCGTCGCCAGCTCGTGAAGACGCATAGACGCTTCAAGAGCTTTAGGAAGGGCGGTTTGCGTTTTCTCCTGGCGCAAACCGCCCTGCTTTATGTTTGCAACTGCCCAAGATTCCATCTGATATGAGAGTCGGTCGATGGCACCCGCGTTTCCGTTTCCAATGTGCCGCGCCGGTAACTGTGTTGCACAGGGTACCCGGCGTCTACCAAGTGCGTCCGGGTTGACTATGGCACCAGTAATGGCCATAGTTGCCATTGTTCCCATTGTTCCCATTGTTCCCAATGTGTGGCGTTGTTGGCGGTGTTTCCAATGTGCGACGGCCTGCCCCGTATTAAACACCGCGTACATTGTTGCCAATGGACGACGCTGCCAACATTGTTACACTCTGTTAACTCTGTTGTGTCAGGTTCCCGCCGTTATGTGGCGTAACCAGCGTCCCACCATGTTTCCATGAAGGAGAGCGTCTAATGCCTCATAAGGTCATCAGTATCGCCACATCAAAGGGTGGCGCGGGCAAGACAACGCTTTGCATTTGCCTCGCCAGCGCATTCGCCGAGCAGGGTGGGAAGATTGCACTTGTCGACACCGATCCCCAAGGTTCGCTGACTTCCTGGGCCGAGAAAGCTGATCTGCCCGAATCCATATCGGTTTTCTCGGAATCTACTGATGAAAACCGCGTCATCGATCTCATTGAGGCGGCGAGCAAAACTCATCATCTGACCATTGTAGACGTGCAGGGAACCGCCAACACGCTAGCTCACACAGCCATGGCCTTTTCCGATCTCGTAATCATCCCCATGAAAGCATCGGAATTTGATGCAAGAGCTGCATTCGATACTCTCACGGCCGTGAGAGCGGTTGCGCGCAGCCGCCGCAGTGACATCGAATTCATGCCGGTGCTCAATTGCCTTTCGCCTGCCATACCATCGCGAACCGCGCAGGCCATTCGAGAAGGGTTCGAACAAGCCGGAATTGCCGTCCAGACAGGGCTTTCTGACAGAGAGGCATTCAGGTGCATCTCAGCCTATGGGGGCTCTCTGTTCGAGCTCTCTGACAGCCAAGCACCCGGTCTAACCAAGGCCAAAGCGGAAGCACTCGATTTTGCCAGCCTGGTCGCAGACAGGTTGGGCATCTCACAAACGCGGGCTGCATAGGGGAGGGCGATATGGTCGAGAAACCCAAACTCACGTTCTTTGAAGAACCACCGGCTAAAGAGAAATCTCCGGCGATAACGCGGACACGCGAGGAAGTCCTCGCTGCTACCCAGGTGATGAACAAGACACGAGGCATCACGCCCGTGAAGCCGCGTTCCAAATCCGGGCCGGTTCCAAAGGAACGGACCCGAACAGATCGCATCACAGCCCGCACCTATCCCGAGCATTCGGCCGTAGCGAAATACCTCTTTGAAAAACACCGCGCAGCTGGGCCCGTCCTTGAAGCTGCCATTCTTCAGTTCGCACGGGACGTGATCAAACGAGGCAGTATCAATGACCAGCTCCTATCCGAGCGCCAGATTGCTGATCTCCAAGCCCTTGTCGATCAGGCGCTCGCCAATAATTAGTGATCTTACATAGACCGCAAAAGGCATATTAAACAACAACTTATAAAATGTACATTTCGCTTGAAAGAAACATAGGCTCGTGCTACATCATTGAACGTCAACGCATACGTTGACCATCCCACTTGGCCGGGCTACTAGCCCACCCCCGTAAATCGGTGGCCCGGCCAATATCCTTTCCCGGTCCAGCCGTATCGTTCGACCTCTTCACCGCCCGAAAGGGAAAAAGGGGAGGGGTCTTCCTGAAACTTTTCAGGAGAAAGACGATGCACCAACAATCCCCGCTATCGCGTGCTGCCACATTATTCGCTGGCACGCCCATAGAGAGACCGCTATCGCGAGCCTCTATCAACGAAACCATGGACACAACCCATGAGTTTGGCAGGTGGGAATGGCGCGACGCTTACGACGCTATCGAAGCTGCCACTGTGCTGCGTATCCTGGCAAGCAATCCCTCCAGCTCCGTGGCTGAACTTCTGACTATCGCCACCCAGCTCCAGCACTGGAAGCCCACACAGACCATACGTTCCATTGCCAGTCAGTCGCGCGAACTCTTTTCCACCCCTCCCATATTGGCAGCTGCGGCCACTGCTCTACTG contains these protein-coding regions:
- a CDS encoding ParB/RepB/Spo0J family partition protein, giving the protein MSVTLVPLKQLVVCQSNIRSRPYTPESVAALAASIEKRGLLQAPLGYRKSKKQVALVGGGRRRAALLLLDKEGRMPDSLKSGIPVNLREGTQAEHLAASYDENMERVDLSPVEQFRAFQRLRDQGLSVEAIAIEMNVTPRMVRQRLSLSTLHQSILDAFEEGRFGIDILQAFTATENTERQLEVLNEMLNAYYKWSPHQLRRELVRDEITPSHRLVKFVGREAYESAGGSFTEDLFDESLSYCDNPDLLTELAQTKLEEHAAEIAEEGWKWVTPVITLVYSEIREFGRHYPEDRFRDEAAAKRDAEISTQLESLEARFQTETDDDALAKLGEEFDALESERETLSIEAFNDDQIAQSGVYVSVSQTGELSVERGLIRPEDQPAAPEAPSPTSADNEEASQTDGHNKAYRFSNRLAEDIDRALQAGIQHAIMDDPKTAFLLSTAHLAKITFNHSRRTVTISSESPANTASTIEVITSQKASDQYDAWSERLKNAECLLEELASWPEDDVKALHTFCAAHLYARSTHWGRSNNPESHHTLRTLLGFKPENHFSADTALFGHFTKGQIATACGIMDSTMAPVTNAKKSDMIPLAVKLAAKTGWLPSAFTDETGYGLIAPSPAREDA
- a CDS encoding ParA family protein, which encodes MPHKVISIATSKGGAGKTTLCICLASAFAEQGGKIALVDTDPQGSLTSWAEKADLPESISVFSESTDENRVIDLIEAASKTHHLTIVDVQGTANTLAHTAMAFSDLVIIPMKASEFDARAAFDTLTAVRAVARSRRSDIEFMPVLNCLSPAIPSRTAQAIREGFEQAGIAVQTGLSDREAFRCISAYGGSLFELSDSQAPGLTKAKAEALDFASLVADRLGISQTRAA